The following DNA comes from Trueperaceae bacterium.
GCCAGTACCGCATCCGCTCTCCAAAGTGATGTCCTGTGGCCCTCCGCGCCGGCCGACTTTAGATGAGCAACCAGCACCCGGAACGAAGCGAACGAAATCGCTGTATTGGTTCGAATTTGCTGGCGTACGCTCGACGAAGTTGATACGCGTGTTCGCCACCCAGTGTGCGATCGCGTCAGTCACACGTTTGGGGTTTGGAAGTGCAGGATCGATCTCGTATGGAATCGTGGCATTGGGCCAACGGAACTGTTGGCCGGTAATCCCGATCGAACGCAATGCGGCCCCTGCGTCCGACTCCACTTCCTCAACGGTGCCCAAGACGATGTCGCCCTCGAAGATCGCTAACCCGTCGACGTTCGCGTACTGCAGGGCTTTGCGGGCAAACGTCACGCCCTGGATCAAGGCGGTGCCGGCAACGGGGCCGGACCTGAACTCGCCACCGCCCATCGCTTCGCCCCGGTCTTGCGCCGTCGTCCGCTTGGTGCTTCGCTTTCCCGAACCCTGGGCCATCTCCAACCCCCTAACGGACTGGACTACTAGCACCACAACAGAGTTGCAAAGTGCTATGGCTAGTGTCGAAGCTATAGCTGCAGAAGCGCTATCTGGCTACACGCGGGCCAATCCTTGAGGTCCTCCCCCCTGCCAGAGAGCAACGCAGGGCACCCGAAGGCTCATCAGGACGCAAAAAAGATTGTCTAAAGAACGGTTGGCAAGATCGCGATGGCTCTAGTGCAGTATGCGAATGCCTACTGGGACGTTAGCACATCTACTACGTGCAATCAATACCGATGCGCGCGATGGCCAGGGTCGCGCTGGGGCCCGAGGCACTCGGATGCCGACCCAATGTGCTGTCGGTAAGATAGCTAAGGTCAAGTGCCAGTCGCCTGAGCCAGCCTAGCTGTCAGTGCGATACAGCTCCACCTAAGACTTCCGCTGAACCGATCCGAAACCGCGAGTGCCCCGTGAACGATGAGATCGCTGAAGAGGTCCACCCATCACGGGGACAGCCTGTACGGAGGTGCTTGAAGAGGTTCTCGCAATCATTACTGGTGCTCTCGCGAACTGCCGGCCCATTGAGGTGATCGAGCGGCGTCTGTCACGGTCGGCCCGGGCAATGTCGCCCAGATGGTCGGAAGCTGGTGAAGAGGTGCTGCGCTGGGGCGAACCGCCGGCCAGCCGTCGGGCGCGTGACTGACCTTTCGAGAAGGCTAGGAGTCCACAGCCCTGCCTGAGGACTGCCCGCCAGCGAAGGTGTGGTGAGGACTCAAGCTGGCCGTGCCTGGATACCTCCAGTCGTTGTGCCAACTAGCTGCCTTCGCCGAAGCGAGACCGTACCGACACGAGAGTCCACCCATATACTGCGCCGTGGTAGACCGAGCGAGGCTCCTGGGCCCGCCGGCCGTCGTCGACGGCGTCGAGGCCACCTCGCTCCCACCCGGCAAGTGCACGGCAGTTCTCTGCTACCTCGCCCACCACAATGGGACTGGGTGGGGCGCGAGGACCTCCTGCTGCCTCTGTGGCCCGACAAGGGCTAGAACCACGCTCGCAGCAGCCTCCGTCAGCTCATCGCCAGTCTGCGGCGCCTGTCACACGCGGCCGTCCTCGCCGCCGAGCCCACCCGACTGAGGTCGGACATCTCCACCGACGTCCGCGCATTCCAGGACGCCTTGTCGCGAGGTGACCACGCCGCGGCCGTCGCTCGCTACGTAGGTCCGCTGCTCTCCGGGTTCCGCGCCCCCGAGGCGCCGGAGTTCGAGAGCTGGCTCGAGCTGGAGCGCGAGAGCCTGCACGGACGCTGGCGTCGGGCCGCGCTCGAGCTCGCGGAGGAGCGGCTCGGCGAGGGCCGCCCCGCGAAGGCCGCCGACCTGCTCGGGCCGGTGCTGCGCGCGGACCAGTTCGACGAGGAGGTCGTGCGCTCCCGGCTGCGCGCGCTGGCCGCCGCCCACGGTCCAGGCGAGGCCCTGGCCAGCTTCGAGCGCTTCCGCGCCCGACTGGCCGAGGAGATGGACGGGGAGCCCGAGGAACGCACCCTCGAGCTGTTGGAGGCCGTGCGCAACGGGGAGGTCTCGATGGCCCCGGCGACCGCGGCGGCGCGCCCGTCCCGAGGCCGGCAGCAGCCGCGTCCACCGGCCCATCCCACGCCCTTCGTGGGCCGCGCCACGGAGCTCGAGCTCCTGGCGGCGCGCCTGCGGACGGCGACCTGCCGCGTCTTCACGCTGCTCGGACCGGGCGGGATGGGCAAGACGCGGCCGGCGCTCGAGCTGGTGTCCCGGCTGCAGGACGCGTTCCCCGGGGGCGTCGCATACGCGCCGCGGGCGGGGGTGGGACGGTCGACGATGTCACTCCCGCCCTCGCCGGTGCGCTGGGGATGCTCGTCGGTCCCCAGGGCGACCCGCTCGGACAGGTGACGTCGCACCTCGAGGACCGGGAGCTGCTGCTGGTCCTCGACGACCTCGAGCACCTCGCGGGCGTGCCGGCGGTACTCGCCGCGCTCATATACAGGGCGCCCCGCGTGACGTTGCTCGGCACGAGCCGCGAGAGGCTCGGCCTGCCGGCCGAGAACCTCCACGACGTCGAGGGCCTGTCAATCCCGCCTCAGGGGCGGCGACGTCGCCGACTACGACTCCGTGGCGCTGTTCGTCGATACCGCGACACGGGCCCACGATGCCTTCGCGCTCACCGCGGCGAACGCCTCCAGCGTCGCCCGCGTCTGCCGGCTGACGGGTGGTCTGCTCCCGGCGCTGGAGCTGGCGACGAGCTGGCTGCGGGTGCTGACCGTCTCGCAGGTCGCCGACGAGCTGGACCGCGGCATCGAGCTGCTGGAGACGACGGATACGCCCGGCAAGGCCAGGCATCGCAGCGTGAGGGCCACCTCCCGAGGGTCCTGGGAGTGTCTCTGCGGTGCCGAGAGCCGCGCTCTGCGCGCGCTCTCGGTGTTCCGAGGCGGCTTCACGCGCGAGACCGCAAACGAGGTCGCCGGCGCCGGACTGCCCCTGCTGCTCGTCCTGCGGAACACGTCGTACCTGGCTCTGGACGCGTCCGGCCTGTTCGCCCAGCACCCGCTGCTGGAGGGGCAGGACCATAGGGCGGTCCACGGCTACCGCCTCGAGCTGCTCGAGAACCGGGCGCTGCTCCACTACCTGCGCGACGACGTGGCCGGCGCAACGGCGGCGCTCGCGAGCCTCTGCGAGCTCGACGAGGCGGGCGGCGCAGACCTGCGCGCCAGGCTGGCGCTGGACGGGTCCGACACGCGGGCTCCCCGCCGTCTGGCGCACGCCGCCCTGCAGAGTGCGCACGCGGGCATCGCGGTCAAGGACAGGCTCAACTTCGGGGGCGGGGCCAGGCTGCTCCTGGCGGAGGCGATGGCGGACGAGCCGACGACGGCGCGCGGTCACCTGGTCGAGACCCTGCGCATATCGCACCGGCACAGGTTCGTCCCGGTGGCGCTCGACGCCTTCGTGACCGCCTCCCTGCTCGAGCCTACCGACGAGCTGTGGCCCCTGCTGCGCCTAGTCGCCGAGAGCCCGGCCGCAACGGCGCCGACGCGCAAGCGGGCGGCGGTGCTGCTCGGCGAACACCGGGGCGCCACACGAGGTTCGGTGGACCTGGGCGCCGAGGGCGCGGTCCTGGCCCGAGCGGAGGCGCTGGCGACGCGATAACGTGCTCGCTGAGTGCGTGG
Coding sequences within:
- a CDS encoding bacterial transcriptional activator domain-containing protein, producing the protein MSRGDHAAAVARYVGPLLSGFRAPEAPEFESWLELERESLHGRWRRAALELAEERLGEGRPAKAADLLGPVLRADQFDEEVVRSRLRALAAAHGPGEALASFERFRARLAEEMDGEPEERTLELLEAVRNGEVSMAPATAAARPSRGRQQPRPPAHPTPFVGRATELELLAARLRTATCRVFTLLGPGGMGKTRPALELVSRLQDAFPGGVAYAPRAGVGRSTMSLPPSPVRWGCSSVPRATRSDR